ACCCGTTCTAATTCCCTGTGCTTTGGGGTTCGCGGGATTGATGTATTCCGCGGTCCGCCACCAGTGCTATCGACCACCCCGACAGCAGACAGCCCAGTCATCGGAACTGATTCAGATGCGCGAGCGACTGCAGGATGATCTGATCGGGGAGGGGCCTTATCATTACCTGGCGGGACTTCCATTCAATGAAATCTTCAGTGTGGAATTCACAAGGAAAACATTTCAACTGCCCCGTCTGCCCCAATCGTGGGATGGATTGAAGATTCTGCATGTGAGTGATTTGCATTATTCAGGCACATTGAAACGTGACTACTTTATCGAACTCTGCCGCATCGGCCAGGAAGCTCAACCCGATCTGATTATTTTTTCCGGCGATCTGCTGGATGAGATGAACTGTCTCGACTGGCTGCAGGAGACGCTGGGGTCCCTGCAGGCACCTCTGGGTTGTTTTTTCATTCTTGGAAATCATGACTGGAATCAAAACAGTCAGCAGATTCGACACTCGCTGACGGAACTGAGCTGGATTGATTTGACTCTCGAACCGGTGTGTCTGCAACACGCGGGGCATTCGTTTTATCTGACGGGAACCGAAGCCCCCTGGATGGGGGGACTGCCTGCTTTGAAGCGGTCCGTTGATGGAGCAGGCATCGACGTAGAGTCCGACTTTACACTGCTGGTCAGTCACACACCCGATAATTATCACTGGGCGGCCCGCCAGGGATACGATCTGGTACTCTCGGGGCACACACATGGGGGCCAGGTTCGGATTCCGCCTCTCGGTCCTATCTTTGCGCCCAGTCTGCATGGAACCCGCTATACGAGTGGAACGTTTTTTCGTAGTTCAACGCTCCTGCACGTCAGTCGCGGCGTTTCGGGCATTCACCCCTTGCGCTGGTTCTGCCGCCCCGAGATCAGCCTGTTAACTCTGCAGGCACCGGCGGAGCGTGCTGCTTCCGCTTAACGAGGCTGCGCACCCTGAACACCAGCCTGACGGATTCCCCCTTTTTCGGTGATCTGGAACTCGGCCCAGACCGGGAGATGGTCGGAGACCAGCAGTGCTTCTTCCTCGGTGAGTTTGAAGCGGGTTTTGAAATCATACACACCCGAAATGCCGGTGAATTCCTGCGAGCGGTGTTGGCTGAACAGGATATTGTCATATTGCTTGGACTGCCGGGTGTTGGTGGGCGTTTTCGAGACAGTCCACATCAGATCTCCGACCCGTCCCAGTTCACCCAGGTTCTGGTCATCCACATTCAGATCCCCCAGCAGGATTACATCGTCCTCCTGGCTGCCATCGTTGGCGACGACCCGGTACACATCGTCAAGAACATTCAGTTCCTGGTCGGTTTCATCCGGATCGGTGTGAATATTGATCAGCGTAAAAGTAAAAGGATTTTCGCTGGAAGGGCTCAAGGTCTGGAAGTGGGCCACATACGGCGGG
This is a stretch of genomic DNA from Gimesia sp.. It encodes these proteins:
- a CDS encoding metallophosphoesterase, encoding MDVITNGLILLMLSIGHAELWTSVINRTHAMKIHEVHLKRLRHVLELLIVLFPIALFFTVGLSDPGVLAGGEWSQLPGWWKPVLIPCALGFAGLMYSAVRHQCYRPPRQQTAQSSELIQMRERLQDDLIGEGPYHYLAGLPFNEIFSVEFTRKTFQLPRLPQSWDGLKILHVSDLHYSGTLKRDYFIELCRIGQEAQPDLIIFSGDLLDEMNCLDWLQETLGSLQAPLGCFFILGNHDWNQNSQQIRHSLTELSWIDLTLEPVCLQHAGHSFYLTGTEAPWMGGLPALKRSVDGAGIDVESDFTLLVSHTPDNYHWAARQGYDLVLSGHTHGGQVRIPPLGPIFAPSLHGTRYTSGTFFRSSTLLHVSRGVSGIHPLRWFCRPEISLLTLQAPAERAASA